The Antarcticibacterium sp. 1MA-6-2 genome has a window encoding:
- a CDS encoding VOC family protein, with the protein MNRIQPFHLAIPVRNLEENRTFYRETLGCTEGRSSDHWVDFDFFGHQLVIHVQETLVETAGKGNPVDGKDVPIPHFGVVLDWDVFEQFAEQLKQKNIEFVIEPYTRFKGKTGEQATMFFKDPSGNALEFKAFKDMSQLFAK; encoded by the coding sequence ATGAATAGAATTCAACCCTTTCACCTCGCTATACCCGTGAGGAATCTAGAAGAAAACAGAACTTTTTACAGAGAAACTTTAGGATGTACAGAAGGAAGAAGTAGCGACCATTGGGTAGATTTTGATTTTTTTGGTCATCAACTGGTAATCCATGTACAGGAAACTCTTGTTGAGACTGCAGGAAAAGGAAACCCCGTAGATGGAAAAGATGTTCCAATTCCTCATTTTGGAGTTGTTTTGGACTGGGATGTGTTTGAACAATTTGCGGAACAACTGAAACAAAAAAATATTGAGTTTGTTATCGAGCCTTACACTAGATTTAAGGGAAAGACAGGAGAACAGGCAACTATGTTTTTTAAGGATCCATCTGGTAACGCATTAGAATTTAAGGCTTTTAAGGATATGAGTCAACTCTTCGCCAAATAG
- a CDS encoding YkvA family protein: protein MFNKKTQSIDEDYVKGEIAEVKGEDVDVVMDNQEEIADKIQSSNVLKKYTELGKVMIGMLKDYRNGIYSNVPWFTIAAIAFGLLYILNPFDLIPDFIPGIGYVDDFAVLTFSLRFIETDIHNYLDWKLDEGNKEEVEV, encoded by the coding sequence ATGTTTAATAAAAAGACACAGTCAATAGACGAGGATTACGTAAAAGGTGAGATTGCCGAAGTTAAAGGTGAAGACGTAGATGTAGTAATGGACAATCAGGAAGAAATTGCGGATAAGATCCAGAGTTCCAATGTACTCAAGAAATATACTGAACTTGGAAAAGTGATGATTGGAATGCTGAAGGATTACCGTAACGGAATATATTCCAATGTCCCATGGTTTACTATAGCTGCAATTGCTTTTGGACTCCTGTACATCCTGAACCCTTTTGATCTTATTCCTGATTTTATCCCCGGAATAGGATATGTTGATGATTTTGCAGTCCTAACCTTCAGTCTTAGATTTATTGAAACTGACATTCACAATTACCTTGACTGGAAACTGGATGAAGGAAATAAAGAAGAAGTGGAAGTTTAA
- a CDS encoding right-handed parallel beta-helix repeat-containing protein, whose amino-acid sequence MLFEGSHQYDGSLYLDKNDANDANNPVKISSYGTGKATISSGLSDGLMAYNTAGIVIDHLIFAGNATTTNKNSGINFYNDLPGDIKLNSVKITNCEIFGYRDSGIVIGSWNKNSGFNDVLIENNKVHDILDAGISSYGEFSGSKIGYAHSNIIVRSCEVFNIPGYKKNPENNSGNGIVLSDVQHSVIEYCTAYNSGSGNSFSGGGPVGIWYWDADQVTIQHNEVYGMQSGSNKDGGGFDLDGGVTNGIMQYNYSHDNEGAGYLIGQFGGARPMNNITVRYNISENDAATNGGSVYLFNGEGIYKMKNIIVHNNTLVLTIPGYA is encoded by the coding sequence GTGTTATTTGAAGGTAGCCATCAATATGACGGAAGCCTTTATTTAGATAAAAATGACGCTAATGATGCTAATAATCCCGTGAAAATTTCCTCCTACGGGACGGGAAAGGCCACAATTTCCTCTGGACTTTCAGATGGTTTAATGGCTTATAACACCGCAGGAATTGTTATAGATCACCTAATTTTCGCCGGAAACGCGACTACAACAAACAAAAATTCTGGAATTAACTTTTATAATGATTTACCTGGAGACATAAAACTTAATTCAGTAAAAATAACAAACTGTGAAATTTTTGGTTACCGGGATTCAGGTATTGTAATAGGATCCTGGAACAAAAATTCAGGATTTAATGATGTACTCATAGAAAACAATAAGGTGCACGATATATTAGATGCAGGAATTTCTTCCTATGGAGAATTTTCGGGCAGTAAAATTGGATATGCCCACTCCAATATTATAGTTAGAAGTTGCGAAGTATTTAATATTCCCGGATATAAAAAAAATCCTGAGAATAATTCCGGAAACGGCATAGTACTTTCAGATGTTCAACATTCAGTTATTGAATATTGCACGGCATATAATTCCGGAAGCGGCAACTCTTTTAGTGGTGGTGGTCCTGTAGGTATCTGGTACTGGGATGCAGATCAGGTAACCATTCAGCATAATGAAGTGTATGGAATGCAGTCGGGCTCAAATAAAGATGGCGGGGGCTTTGACCTTGACGGTGGTGTGACAAATGGTATAATGCAGTACAACTATTCTCACGACAATGAAGGTGCAGGATATCTTATTGGGCAGTTTGGCGGCGCAAGACCAATGAACAATATTACAGTTAGGTACAACATAAGTGAAAATGATGCTGCCACAAATGGAGGAAGTGTTTATTTATTTAATGGCGAAGGTATTTATAAAATGAAAAATATTATTGTGCATAACAACACTTTAGTCTTAACCATACCAGGATATGCTTAA
- a CDS encoding AI-2E family transporter, translating into MLSSKIGQAIANSEKVIAAVKEQANHLEEYLEFDVSNSIDTSSITAWLTANLQSLAGGTFSAFIAIGIMYFLLYYMLINRDLLHEGIKSYIPLNSENIRLIEKESDLSVKSNALGIPLVAIIQGVIALIGFLIFGVPDPLFWFTITAVGSMVPFVGSALGIIPVTLLLLSQGQNWQAIAILIYGLVVVGATDNFVRLYILERLSSVHPLITLFGVVVGVPLFGFIGLIFGPLLISLFLLILKIYKKEYGDENDNL; encoded by the coding sequence ATGCTTTCTTCCAAAATTGGACAGGCCATTGCCAATTCTGAAAAGGTAATTGCTGCTGTGAAGGAGCAGGCAAATCACCTGGAAGAGTACCTGGAATTTGATGTAAGCAATTCTATTGACACGTCTTCAATTACCGCCTGGCTCACAGCAAATCTTCAAAGTCTTGCAGGAGGAACCTTTTCGGCCTTTATTGCAATTGGGATCATGTACTTCCTGCTTTACTACATGCTCATCAACAGAGATCTTTTGCATGAGGGTATAAAAAGTTACATTCCTCTCAATTCTGAAAATATCAGACTAATTGAAAAAGAAAGTGATCTCTCTGTAAAATCCAATGCCTTAGGCATCCCTTTAGTTGCAATTATACAGGGAGTCATTGCTCTTATAGGATTTCTCATCTTTGGTGTGCCCGATCCTTTGTTTTGGTTCACCATTACAGCTGTAGGATCTATGGTTCCTTTTGTAGGCTCTGCTTTAGGAATAATTCCCGTTACCTTACTATTGCTCTCTCAGGGACAAAACTGGCAGGCCATAGCCATTTTAATTTACGGATTGGTCGTAGTTGGAGCTACAGATAATTTCGTTAGGCTGTATATCCTGGAAAGGCTCTCAAGCGTTCATCCTCTAATTACATTATTTGGTGTAGTTGTAGGAGTCCCTCTGTTCGGCTTTATAGGTTTAATATTCGGGCCGCTGCTAATTTCCTTATTTTTGCTTATATTAAAGATCTACAAAAAAGAATACGGTGACGAAAATGACAATTTGTAA
- a CDS encoding bifunctional 5,10-methylenetetrahydrofolate dehydrogenase/5,10-methenyltetrahydrofolate cyclohydrolase gives MTILDGKKTSSDIRDEIAAEVLKMKQRGEKVPHLAAIIVGSDGASMTYVNSKVQACKNVGFESSLYRLSSTVSEVELLAKIQELNENDDIDGFIVQLPLPPQIDTQKVILAVDPEKDVDGFHPTNFGKMSLDMSSFIPATPFGILELLERYDIPTKGKHTVVIGRSHIVGRPMSILMGRSGFPGNSTVTLTHEFTKNITQIISQADIVIIAVGIPDFLKVEMIKDDAVVIDVGITRVPDENAERGYVLKGDVDFENVSKRASYITPVPGGVGPMTVSMLLKNTLLARENHRSKTLVK, from the coding sequence ATGACAATTCTCGACGGAAAAAAGACCAGCAGTGATATTAGAGATGAAATTGCTGCAGAAGTATTAAAAATGAAACAGCGTGGGGAAAAAGTACCTCACCTGGCAGCAATCATTGTTGGGAGTGACGGGGCAAGTATGACTTATGTAAACAGCAAAGTACAGGCCTGTAAAAATGTAGGTTTTGAATCTTCACTCTATAGATTATCATCTACGGTTAGCGAAGTGGAGTTACTGGCAAAAATCCAGGAACTTAATGAGAATGATGACATCGATGGTTTCATAGTGCAACTACCTCTCCCTCCTCAAATTGACACTCAAAAAGTGATTTTGGCTGTAGATCCTGAGAAAGATGTTGATGGTTTTCATCCCACTAACTTTGGTAAGATGTCATTAGATATGTCTTCTTTTATTCCTGCTACGCCGTTTGGAATTTTAGAATTACTTGAGAGATACGATATTCCCACTAAAGGAAAGCATACTGTAGTTATTGGAAGAAGCCATATTGTAGGAAGGCCTATGAGTATATTAATGGGGAGAAGTGGCTTCCCCGGGAACTCCACAGTAACTCTCACCCATGAATTCACTAAAAATATTACCCAGATCATTTCCCAGGCAGATATAGTGATTATCGCTGTTGGAATTCCTGACTTTTTGAAAGTTGAAATGATTAAAGACGATGCTGTGGTTATAGATGTAGGTATTACCAGAGTGCCTGATGAAAATGCTGAAAGAGGTTATGTGTTAAAAGGAGATGTCGATTTTGAAAATGTTAGTAAACGAGCATCATATATAACGCCTGTTCCCGGTGGAGTAGGGCCAATGACGGTTTCCATGCTATTAAAGAATACCTTGCTGGCCAGGGAAAATCATAGAAGTAAAACTCTTGTAAAGTAG